The Phragmites australis chromosome 15, lpPhrAust1.1, whole genome shotgun sequence genome window below encodes:
- the LOC133892223 gene encoding uncharacterized protein LOC133892223 has protein sequence MESYDVTFDESTSCASLVLEFADDQEMSKSLFVDGDLSALGDDENDPLLPTITPTLELAPTSSTLVESPIASTFTSVAFESAPAAFEGEIVSQFTNFPFWNFKLQKLFARKKIGRTKIDSKKNDDLTGDVEEKELYVERIRLETMELSLQNLIGKVAIQEPTFEEVIVLYRRKSPKGQNDRAIHVKHFKNIPMADMELVLPEKKNPSLTPMDWVQFIVSVVIGLVTLISSLEIPKADFWVVIAILSALAGYCAKIYFSFQQNMATYQNLITQSMYDKQLDSGKGTLLHLCDDVIQQEVKEVIIAYYILMENGKATNDDLDLQCEELIQEEFGLQCNFEVMDDVRKLERLGIITIIIGQD, from the exons atggAGTCCTATGATGtaacctttgatgaatcaacctctTGTGCTagccttgttcttgagtttgcagatgatcaagagatgagcaaAAGCCTCTTCGTAGATGGCGACCTttcagctctcggtgatgatgagaatgatccactacttcctactattACACCTACTTTAGAGCTAGCTCCTACTTCTTCTACACTAGTAGAGAGTCCTATAGcctctactttcacttcagTTGCTTTCGAGTCTGCACCAGCTGCGTTTGAGGGGGAGATTGTCTCACA GTTCACCAATTTTCCATTCTGGAATTTCAAACTACAAAAGCTCTTCGCAAGAAAGAAAATCGGTAGGACAAAGATAGATTCCAAGAAAAATGATGATCTAACTGGTGATGTAGAGGAGAAGGAGCTATATGTTGAACGTATACGACTTGAAACAATGGAATTAAG CTTGCAGAACTTAATTGGCAAGGTCGCAATTCAAGAGCCTACTTTTGAAGAAGTGATTGTCTTGTACAG GAGGAAAAGTCCCAAGGGCCAGAATGATAGAGCAATCCATGTAAAACACTTCAAAAATATTCCAATGGCAGATATGGAGTTGGTTCTG cctgagaagaaaaaccCAAGCCTCACACCAATGGATTGGGTTCAATTTATTGTTTCTGTTGTTATCGGACTT GTTACACTCATCAGTTCACTGGAAATACCTAAAGCTGATTTCTGGGTTGTGATTGCCATCCTCTCTGCTCTGGCAGGATATTGTGCCAAGATCTATTTCTC GTTTCAACAGAACATGGCAACCTATCAAAACCTAATCACTCAATCAATGTATGACAAACAACTAGATAGTGGGAAAGGCACTCTCCTGCACCTCTGCGATGATGTGATTCAGCAGGAA GTCAAGGAGGTCATAATAGCCTACTATATTTTGATGGAAAATGGAAAGGCTACCaatgat GATCTTGACTTGCAATGCGAAGAGTTGATCCAGGAAGAGTTTGGCTTGCAATGCAATTTTGAGGTGATGGATGATGTTCGAAAGCTGGAGAGGCTTGGTATCATTACAATA ATTATCGGACAAGACTAG